One genomic region from Cardiobacteriaceae bacterium TAE3-ERU3 encodes:
- the hemB gene encoding porphobilinogen synthase encodes MYPLHTQFPATRKRRLRVDDFSRRLVRETSLTPDDFILPVFICEGENQRIPVPSMPGVNRLSLDLLLEEIGELLAIGIRCIAPFPVIEQEFKSLDAAAAYDDNSLIPRAIKAIKKQYPNMGIMTDVALDPYTSHGQDGIVDDNGYILNDVTVETLVKQALSHARAGADMVAPSDMMDGRIGAVRQALEENGFPNVRIVAYSAKYASSFYGPFRDAVGSASNLGKADKRNYQMDPANSDEALHEVALDISEGADIVMIKPGMPYLDIVRRVKDTFAVPTAVYQVSGEYAMLCAAFEQGWLNREQIIIESLLSCKRAGADIILTYFAKEAAEWLRQP; translated from the coding sequence ATGTATCCCCTACACACCCAATTCCCAGCCACCCGAAAGCGCCGTCTTCGTGTAGATGACTTTTCGCGCCGTCTGGTTCGCGAAACAAGCCTAACCCCCGATGACTTCATCCTGCCCGTATTCATCTGTGAAGGTGAAAATCAGCGTATTCCCGTCCCATCAATGCCCGGTGTCAACCGCCTCAGCCTTGACCTCCTCCTTGAAGAAATTGGCGAGCTGCTGGCAATTGGCATCCGCTGTATCGCACCATTCCCTGTCATAGAGCAAGAATTCAAATCACTGGACGCCGCTGCGGCTTATGACGATAACAGCCTCATTCCTCGTGCAATCAAGGCAATCAAAAAGCAATATCCCAACATGGGGATTATGACTGACGTCGCACTTGATCCTTACACTAGCCATGGGCAAGATGGCATCGTTGACGATAATGGCTACATTCTCAATGATGTCACCGTCGAAACATTAGTCAAGCAAGCACTCTCACACGCACGGGCTGGCGCTGATATGGTTGCTCCTTCTGACATGATGGATGGTCGCATCGGTGCGGTGCGCCAAGCGCTAGAAGAAAATGGCTTCCCTAACGTGCGCATCGTTGCCTATAGTGCCAAGTACGCAAGCAGCTTTTATGGTCCATTCCGCGATGCAGTTGGCTCAGCGAGCAACCTCGGCAAAGCTGATAAGCGCAACTATCAGATGGACCCAGCAAATAGCGACGAAGCGCTGCATGAAGTTGCTCTCGATATTAGCGAAGGGGCGGACATCGTCATGATCAAGCCCGGCATGCCATATCTCGATATCGTGCGCCGCGTTAAAGACACCTTTGCCGTCCCAACGGCGGTTTATCAAGTCAGCGGCGAATACGCCATGCTCTGCGCAGCATTTGAGCAAGGCTGGCTCAATCGTGAACAAATCATCATCGAATCTCTGCTTTCCTGTAAACGCGCCGGTGCAGATATCATTCTCACCTACTTTGCCAAAGAAGCTGCTGAGTGGTTACGCCAGCCATGA
- the aroE gene encoding shikimate dehydrogenase → MTHRCAVIGNPIAHSQSPAIHAAFAQATGIALRYDRILGEADTFADTVQQFFAEGGKGMNVTVPFKVAALELADYATENAQLAGAANTLWLDDGKLWADNTDGRGLVNALRSYGISLSKDRVLIIGAGGAAQGVYGPLHQAGADCVDIANRTVSKAEAILDRHPYSRIPSCRNPLGTVSRAMPLDAIVEDAYDLIINATSTGLDDSTLILPQGIFEPYTTTCYDMVYGKDTPFLQWARQQDHANGILDGRSMLIEQARLSFERWFGIRPPYPETEEKPPYAY, encoded by the coding sequence ATGACCCATCGCTGTGCCGTCATTGGCAACCCGATAGCGCACAGCCAATCACCGGCCATCCACGCTGCCTTTGCACAAGCGACCGGTATTGCCTTGCGCTACGACCGTATCCTTGGTGAGGCTGATACCTTTGCCGACACGGTGCAACAATTCTTCGCCGAAGGTGGTAAAGGTATGAACGTCACCGTGCCATTTAAAGTTGCAGCCCTTGAGCTTGCTGACTACGCCACAGAGAATGCTCAACTTGCCGGCGCGGCCAATACGCTATGGCTTGACGATGGCAAGCTTTGGGCTGATAACACAGATGGGCGCGGTCTCGTCAATGCCCTGCGCTCTTACGGTATTTCCTTGTCTAAGGATCGTGTCCTCATTATTGGTGCAGGTGGCGCAGCACAAGGCGTATACGGCCCTTTGCACCAGGCTGGTGCCGACTGTGTCGACATAGCCAACCGTACCGTCAGTAAAGCCGAAGCCATTCTTGACCGCCATCCATACAGTAGAATCCCGAGTTGCCGCAATCCATTAGGTACCGTGAGTCGAGCCATGCCGCTTGATGCTATCGTCGAGGATGCCTACGATCTCATCATCAATGCCACATCAACTGGGCTTGATGACAGCACGCTGATTTTGCCACAGGGTATCTTTGAGCCTTACACCACCACCTGCTACGACATGGTATACGGCAAAGATACCCCATTTTTGCAATGGGCAAGGCAGCAAGACCATGCAAACGGCATTCTGGACGGCCGCAGTATGCTCATAGAGCAAGCGCGCCTCAGCTTCGAGCGCTGGTTTGGCATTCGTCCGCCTTATCCTGAAACAGAAGAGAAACCGCCATATGCCTACTAG